In Chryseobacterium oryzae, the genomic stretch AAATTGCCCGTGCTTTAGATAAATCTATCATTAGAATTGAAGATTCTGTAATGGAAACTCTTTCTCTTACTCCACCAGAATTGGCAGCGGATATTTACAAAACAGGAATTTATCTTGCCGGAGGAGGTGCATTACTAAGAGGCCTTGCAGACAGACTTCACAAGAAAACAGGGCTTCCGGTATTTGTTGCAGAAGATCCTTTGAGAGCTGTTGTAAGAGGTACAGGGATTGCGTTGAAGAATATGGATAAATTCAATTTCTTAATTAAATAATTTTTAATTTTTACGACTTTTTATCGGAATGGGATTTTTGCTGAGATTATTTTCTAAGAATGCTCTATTTGTATTCTTTGTTTTCCTGCAAATTATTGCTATTGTTCTGATATTTTCTAAAAATGCGATGCAGAAATCCTGGCTTGCCGGGCAGACTGCAGCATTCAATTCTTGGGTTTCGGGTGGAATTGATGAGGGGGTTTCTTATCTCAAGTTAAAACAGGTAAATGAAGATCTTGTTGCACAAAACAAATCTTTAATGGTACAGCTTTACGGGAAGCAAGGTGCTGCAAATCCTCAATTCCGAAAAGTGCATGATACTGTGGGAGGCGGACAAATATACACTTTTACAGATGGTGAAATTGTTTTCAACAGCATTAATAGACGAGATAATTATTTCACTATAAATCGTGGAAGAAGAGACGGTGTTTTTCCTCAGATGGGAGTAATGGCTCCAAAAGGAATTGCAGGGATCGTTATTAATTCTACCGACAGCTACGCATTGGTACAATCTATTCTGAGTGTAAATAAAATCAGAATAAATGCAGCCTTGAAAAATTCAGGATATTTTGGGACTTTAACATGGAGAGGAGATAATTCTCGACTTATGCACTTATCAGATGTGCCCAAATATGTTTCCCTAAAAATTGGAGATACCATAGAAACAGACGGAAAATCTGCGATTTTCCCTAAAGGAATTATGATTGGTACCATAGCAGGATATACTGTAGACAATAAAACCGGTTTTTGGGACATTTCTGTAGAACTCAGCGAAAAAATGGGAGCTTTAAACAAAATATACGTGGTGAAAAATCTCAGAAAAGCTGAAGTTCAGAAAATTCAGGATACCATGCAGGCTGTAATAAAAAAAGAACATGATTAGCAGAACATTATTTACCGATATTTTGATAATGATGTTTCTTGTTGCATTACAATTTTTTGTTTTGAACAGGATCGTCATATTTGGTAAATATACACCGGTTTTATATCCGGTTTTTGTCATGTTTTACCCATTTTTCAGAAATAAATTTCAATTTTTGGCATTAAGCTTTTTAATTGGGCTTATCATGGATACATTTCTGAATACTGGAGGCATTAATGCTTTTGCTACAACATTTATCGCTTATTTCAGAACTTTAATATTCCGTACATCTACGGATACGTCAACAGATTTTTTCTCTTTTCAATCTCTCCAGTGGTCTCAGTTTTTGCTGTTTTTACTGTCGAGTATCTTTTTGCACCAGCTTTTTGTGCAGTATATAGAGTTTTTTAAATTCAGCCGAATTTTTGAAATCTTACTTAATGTGTTGGTAACTACCGGGATTTCCTTTATATTTATCATTATTTACGCATTAATCTTTAAAATCAAACAAAAAGTTTGAACCCACGTCATTTAAAAATCTTATCCGTTCTTATCATCATTGCTGTAATTTTTATAGCAAGACTTTCTTACCTACAGTTATTTACAGACCGCTACGCACTCAATGCAGCCAACACATCCATTAAGACTGAATACATCATACCTCAACGAGGCGTTATTTTCGACAGAAACGGTAAAATTTTGGTGGGAAATCAGCCTGCGTATGAAATTTCTTTCACTCAGGCATTGATGAAACCCGACTTTGACACAGTTGCTTTCTGTAACCTGATGAAAATTCCCGAGCAAGATTTTATCAACAGAATTAATAAAATTAAGACAGAAAAATACTATTCTAAACTTACCCCAATGACTTTTCTGAAAGATCTAAGCAGAGAAGACATTGCAAGAGTACAGGAAATTATTTTTAAGTTCCCTGCTTTCAATATCGTTCAGCGTCCACAGAGACAGTACGAAGTTTCTACTTCGGGAAATTTATTAGGATACACCAGTGAAGTTAACGAACGCGATATTAAAAAAGATTCGGCATATTATTTACCCGGAGATCTTATCGGAAAAACGGGTGTTGAAAAAGCTTATGAAAAAGAACTCAGAGGAATAAAGGGAATTAAGTATATTCAAAAAGATATTAAACTCAGAAATGTTGGCCCTTACAAAAACGGAACTCTCGATCGTGATGTTGTTACGGGAAAAGATATTACTTTAACAATAGACTACGATTTGCAAAGAATGGCTGAAGAAATGCTCGTGAATAAACACGGTGCCATTGTTGCCATAGATCCTAACAACGGAGAAGTTTTGGTTTCTGCTACAGGACCAGATATTGATCCTAATCTTTTTACAGGACCTTACAAATCGAAAAATTTGTATGCACTTTCAAAAGACACTATTTACGAAAATAAACCTACTTTCGACCGTTCTTTACAGGCTGCATATCCTCCAGGATCTACGTTTAAACTTCTGACTGCTTTGGCAGCAATGCAGATGGGAGTAATGGATGAAAAAACAATTTTCCCTTGTGGTGGTGGTTTTTTCTATAAAGGAAAAAGAATTAAAGGACATGGAGGGGCAGATCCGCTTATTCCTTCTATTCAGGTTTCGAGTAACTGTTTTTTCACATATGCTTTTATCAAGATAATCAAAAAATATCCAGGAAATCCGTCTAAAGGTGTTGATGAATGGAAGAAAATAATGAGCAGTTTCGGAGTAGGAGAATTTCTGAATAATGATTTTGCCGTAGGTGCTAAAGGCAGAATTCCTTCAGGTGATTTTTACGAAAGAAGATTCAAAGCAATTATGAAAGCGAGCGGATCCAAAAGGCAGGATTTTAAAGACTGGGATGAAATGTCTACCGGAGCAATTTATAACGGAATGGGACAAGGAGATGTTTTGGTAACTCCTATTCAGCTTGCTAATTATGTTGCAGCCATTGCAAATAAAGGTTGGTATTATACGCCACATATTGTGAAATCTATTGATGGTAAACCAAATCCTGATCCAAGATTTAAGAAAAAACACCAAACATTAGTAGATAAAAAATATTTTGATCCTGTTCTGAAGGGGATGGAAGCGGTTGTACTTGCAGGAACGGCAAGAGGTTTAAAGTCTAATGATTTTACTCAACTTGCAAAAACCGGAACTGCACAGGTACCTCAGGGAAAAGATAATTCAATTTTTGTACTTATTGCTCCTGCTGATAAACCCAAAATTGTGGTTGTTGCGGTTATGGAACACGCAGGTTTTGGTGCGACTTGGGCTGGTCCTGCCTCTACAGTGATTGCCGAAAAATATATTATGGGCGACTTAAAAAGAGAAAATCTCTACAAAAAAATGGTTACGGCCAGTTTTATGCCCGAGTATAAAAGACAATGGATTGCAGATCTGAAAAGGAAAGGTCTTTATAAAGAACCAAAACCAGATTCTGTGAAACTGAAAAGAATTAAAGACAGTCTTATCATTGTTCAGAAAAAGAAAGAAGAATTACTGAAAAAAACGAAAGAGCAACAGCAAAATACCAAAAGACAATGAAGTGGACAGAAGGAATAGATAAAATTGGGCTTGGTCTTTATTTTCTGCTTTGCATTTTTGCTATAGCCAATATTTACAGTGTAGATGAAGGATTAGGAAAAAAACAGTTATTGTTTTTTGGAATCTCGATTTTCGTAGGAATTATTATCTTCTTTAGCCGCAGCAAGTTTTTCGAAAATATGTCTGGTATTATTTATATCGGAGGTGTACTCATGCTTGCAGGACTTCACGTGTTCGGAACAGAAATCCTAGGACAGAAAAACTGGTATAAATTCGGAAGTTTTACCATGCAGCCCGTAGAGTTTTCCAAAATTGGTGTGGCACTTATGTTGGCAAATTACGTTTCTAGTGCAGATTTCAATCTTCATAACAGAAAATCTCTGCTCACTGTTTTAGCTATTATCGGAATCCCTGCTATTACGGTTTTATCTATTCCCGATGTAGGTTCACTGCTTGTTTTTACTGCTTTTTTTATTGCATTATACCGAGAAGGTCTTTCCGGGAAGCTTTTTGTTGTGGGCGGGCTTTTTGCAGCAGTTTTCTTAATTGCCAATTATCTGAATGATCCACTACAATGGAGTTTATGGTACTTTACGGTTTTTATTCTGGTTATTGGCGGAATTTGGTTTGCATTTAATGCCGCTTTTCTCCGAAAAAACATTTACAACCTTTTACCAGGAGTAGCAATTATTGTTTTACTTGCTGGTTTATCGGTTATTTCACCAATCATTTTCGAAAAACTACCAAAACACCAACAAGAGCGAGTTGAAGTTCTCTATAAAGGAGAAAGAGAATTTCGGGATACTTCCGGATACAATTTGCTGTATTCTAAAACAGCAATAGGTTCTGGCGGACTTACCGGTAAAGGCTATCGTGAAGGTTCTGTTACCCAAGGTAAATTTGTTCCCGAACAAGAAACCGATTATATTTTCTGTACAGTAGGAGAAGAATGGGGATTTGTAGGAAGTGCTATTCTGGTTCTTTTCTATTTAATTTATATCGGAAGAATATATTACCTCTCCGAACAACAGAAATCTGTTTTTAATCGCGTTTTCGGGTATTGCTTCGCCTCAATATTATTCATGCATTTTTCTATTAATTTGGGCATGGTTATGGGGCTTTTTCCTACCGTTGGTATTCCGTTGCCTTATTTCAGTTATGGGGGAAGTTCTTTACTTGCATTTTCTATTATGACTTTTATATTTTTTAAGCTTAATTATGCTGATAAAAATAGCTTAGTATAATTAAATTTGAGTTTGTTATACTTCATTTAAGTATTTTGTTTTTAAATTCAAAACAAAAATTATGAAAGACAATTATATTTCTGATGATACTTTCGATACCGTAAATTTCACTCAAATAGCTTTAGCAGGAGGAGAATATGAAAACTGTATTTTTAAAAACTGCAATTTCGAGAATGTAAACCTTTCGGGTTTTAAATTTACAGATTGTGAATTTATAGAGTGTAATCTGAGCATGACTCAACTTTTGGGAACTGCTTTTAGAGAAGTGGCTTTTAAAGACTGTAAAATGTATGGAATGTCTTTTTGTGACTGCAACGAATTTGGAATGTCTTTTACATTCGATAATTGTTCTTTAAATAATTCTATATTTTATCAATCGACCATCAGAAAAACTGTTTTCAAAAATTCTAAACTAATTGAAGTAGATTTTTCTGAATCCGATCTTACAGCATGTATTTTTTCAGGTTGCGACCTTAGTGGTGCTGTTTTCGAAAGAACAAATCTTGAGAAAGCAGATTTCAGAAATTCTTACAACTATACTATCGAGCCTTCGTTAAACAGATTTAAGAAAACGAAATTTTCACTTTCGGAAATCCAAGGACTTCTACGCCAGTTGGATATTGAAATTGATGAAAATAGCTGATTAATTTTCAAAAAAACCTCTTTCCTATCAGAAAAGAGGTTTTTATATTTTTTCAGTTAGACATTTATTTAAAATCTACAAGGTCAATATCAAAAATAAGAGTTGCTCCTGGAGGAATTACATTTCCGGCTCCGCTGTCTCCATAAGCGAGATTAGAAGGGATATAAAATCTGTATTTTGCTCCTTTGCTCATTAGTTGTATTCCTTCTGTCCATCCCGGAATTACACCCGAAAGATTAAGTTCAATTGGTTTTCCTCCGTTTTTATCTGTAGAATCGAAAACGGTTCCGTCCAGAAGTTTTCCTGTATAAAGTACATTTGCGGTATTTGTTGCTGTAGGCTTGGTTTTTCCGTCCCCTTCTTTCAAAACTTCATATTGAAGACCGCTTGCTGTTGTTTTGATGTTTTTCTTCAGTTTATTTTTTGCGGAGAAATCTGCCCCGATTTTTTTGTTTTCTTCAGCCTTTATTTTCATTTCGGCTTGTTTTTTTTCATTTTGCTTCTGCATGAAACCTTGTAAAAAAGTTGCCATTTCTTCTTTTGGGAATAATGTAGCCTTTTCTGTGAGTGCATCTTTTATTCCCTGAGCCAAAAGATCGGCATCTGCAGGAAATCCTTGCTTTTTCATATTGGAAGCGATGTCCAGACCAATATAATATGAGGCTTTTTGCTCATCTGTATATGTTTTTTGTGCAAAAACGATGTTTGCTCCTGCAAGAAATGTTAAGGTAATTAATGCTTTTTTCATTGTTGAATGTAATTATTTTTGCGAATTTAAGGTTTTGCAGTTAAATGCATGAAATTATAGAAAAGATAAACTTAATTTGGTAAGGTCAGGTTTCTGAAGTTGAAATTAAAAGAAACTATTTTCTCTTTTTAGGTGTTTTCTTAGGTGTTGTTTCTTTAGGAGTCTCTTCAGGTTGTTTTTTTTGAAGCCGAGGGTTGTTTGTGCATTTTTTGGTGTAAACCTCAGTGTAAGTTCCGTTTTCTTTTACATTGGTAATAATTCCTGAAGATTTATTAACCGTTAAAGTAAAATGCTTCTTTTGATAAGGGCATTCCGTAGAAGTTATTTTCCCAAGATCTAAATAATAATTGGTTTTATCTTCGTAATAATTGGCGGCAACATCTACAAATTGTTCATCAATCATATAGCCTTCCAAAACAGCAGATAATGCTGCTTCATCTACATTGTCGATTTTTCCGATGAAACTTTTAAGATCTTTAAGTTCTGTGATGTAAGAAATTTTACCTCCAGAAGAATAAACGATATAGAAAAAACTGTCTTCTCCAGGTCTTAGATTAAATCCTGAAAATTGCGGAACATAATCTTTTTTAGTTCCTGAAACTTTAATTTCTTTCCCCTTTCCGTAATGATTGTGAACCAAAACCCAAAAATCTAATTTGGAGTCGGGTTTAATATTCAGTAAAACGTTTTCAACATTGGGAAATTTCTTCTTTTCCTGAGAAAAAGTAAAAATTCCAAGAGATAAAAGAAACAGTAAAAAAATATTTTTATATATCGACATAGCTTAATATAAAGACACAAAACGTGCCATAATTATACATATTTTTCACCTTTTTTTAGGCCTTTCAAGTCTAAAACATAGTCTTTAATCTGCTGATCGTGTTCACGCGGACAAATGAGTAAAACTTTATCTGTATCTACAATGATAAAATCTTGTAACCCGTCAATTACTACCGCTTTATTGCTTTTAGCATGAATAATATTTCCTGTAGAATCGTAGGTAAGGGCTGTTTTGATATTCACCGAATTGTTGTGTTCGTCTTTTTCGCTGTGTTCAAAAATAGAATTCCATGTTCCCAAATCGCTCCATCCCAAGTCTGCCGGAATCACATATACATTTTTTGCTTTTTCTAAAATGCCGTTATCAATAGAAACTTTCTGTATTTTAGGATAAATCAGTTCAATACAGCTTTCTTCACTTTCTGCATTATACTCGCAGGCGATAAACTGCTGAGTCATTTCGGGAAGAAAAATTTCAAAAGCTTTACGGATAGATTTTACATTCCAGACAAAAATTCCGGCATTCCATAAAAAGTCTCCGCTTTCCAAAAAGGTTTTTGCCAGTTCCAGCATGGGCTTTTCTGTAAATGTTTTCACTTTGTAATATTCAGAATTCTTTTTTTCAACAAACTGAATATATCCATATCCAGTATCTGGTCTTGTAGGAGTAATTCCTAATGTTAAAAGATAATCATTATCTGAAGCAATTTCAAGGGCAATTTTTACCTTTTCGAGAAATATATCTTCTTTCAAAATAAGATGATCCGCAGGTAAAACGATCATGGTAGCATCGGGATTTACTTCTGCAATTTTATTCGCCATGTAAAGATTACATGCAGAAGTGTTTTTCATTAAAGGTTCTCCTACAATATTCTGCAAAGGAACTTCCGGAAGTTGCTGATGAGAAAGGGCAATATATTCTTTATTGGTGATTACAAAAATATTTTCATTGGGAATAATCTTACTGATTCTGTCGTAAGTCTGCTGAATCATCGTACGACCTGTTCCAAGAATATCCTGAAATTGTTTAGGGAATTTCTGTGTGCTTAATGGCCAGAATCTGCTGCCGATTCCTCCTGCCATAATCACGCAGTATTGATCTGATTTTGACATTTTTAACTGCATTTTATCACTCTTGCTAATGGCTTGAAAGAATATTTTCTTCCACTAGCCAGATGCATACAAAGATAGTTTTTTTTAATAAGACTTTGAAGAACGTATTTTTCGTTTCTGTAGATAAACTGATCTCCGTTTTTTAGCGCGTGGATGTATTCTGAGCCATCATCTTGATTTCTGATTTCAAAATATTTTACCAAATCGGGGCTCGCCATAAAGTTGGCTTTTGGAGAACGGGAGAAGTTGATGATAATAGGCTTTAAATTGTCTTCGTAAACCTCAATACTTTCTAAAAGCATATTTCTGAAGGTGTGTTTCCATTCTGCGCCGTGTGGAGCAATTTTCCTTCCATATTTTTCAAATGCAAGGAGATGGGCTAATTCGTGAGTTAAAACGAAAAAGAAAAGTTGTGGCGGAAGCGTGGAATTCAAACTTATTTCATGAGAATTATCCCTCAGTTTTCTGTAATCTCCAAGTTTAGATTCTCTGTTTTTAGTTATTTTGATATGAATATAATGGTTTGAAAACCAATTTTTTAAATATGGGAACGTGTTTTCGGGTAAATAATTTTGTAAAGACTGAATAGACATTCTACAAACTTAATGGAATTCCTGCATAGAAATTCAATAATTTAAGACTGAAAACATAATTGTATTTTGCCTGCTCCACAGAACCTTGAGCATTAGCATAATTATTTCTTGCAATATTTAAATCGTAAATGGTTGTGCGTCCTGCCGCAAAGCTTTTATCTGCAAAATCCATTGCCAGTTTTGTACTTTTCTCTGCTTCTACTGCTGCAAGATAAATCTCGTAATTGGCATCTACATCAAACTGAGCCTGCTGTACATTTTGTCGTACAGCCTGTTTTTGTTGCTCTAAAGAATTTTTTGCAATAAATTCATTAATTCTTGATTGTTCTACCTGAAGTTTTGTTATTCCTTTATTGAAAATAGGAATGTTTAAGCTTATTCCGCCTTGTTGCCCGAAATTATCTTTATACTGCTGGAAGAAACTTGCTTCTTTCACATAGAAAAATTCATTTCCTACATTATTGGTGTTCAGTAAATTGTTATAAAATGTTCCGATTCCCACATTGGCGGTAAGAGTGGGCCAAAAAGCTGTTTTAGAAACTTCTGTCTGTGCTTCAGCAGATTTTATTCTGCTTTGGGCCGCTTTTACCTGAGGCTGAGTTTCGTATGCTGTTTCCAGGACATCACCCACGGAAATTAGCTGTGGACTTAAGGTTTCTGAAATTTCTACATCCTCCACATCAAAGTCTTTATATTCTTTAAGCTGAAGGAGTTGTGCTAATGCAAAAAGGCTTCGGTTTACGTTAATTTCTGCGGTTTTAAGATTTTGTTTTTCTCTTGCCCAAGCTGCTTCTGCTTCTGCTTCAATCGTTTTTGCTGTAGTTCCTACTTCGGTAGTAATTTTTGCTCTGTCGAATTGCTTTTTAGCATTTTCTGTCGCACTTTGGGCTATTTTAACGATTTCTTTATTCAGTAAAGTTGTAAGATATTGTCGTGCAATTTGAAGTGAAATATCATTTTTTACGGTTTCAATATCGTATTGGCTGGCTTCAACATCAAACTGGGTTTTTCTGATATTTTTTTCAAGCCGTCCGTTATTGTAAATTAAAATATCTGCTCCAATGTTGGCATTGTTGCTAAATCTGTCGTTCCGGATACTTCCTGTTCCTAAAGAAGCCTGTCCAAAACTTACATTATTGCCCATATTGGCATTTACAGAAGGAAGATAGTTTTTCTGTGCAATTCTAAGATTAGAATCCTGCATTTGTTTTGAATATTCGTTTTGAATTACCTGTAGATTGTGCTTTACGGCATAATCTACACATTCTTTCAGAGACCACTTTTCCTGTGCATTAAATCCTACAAAGGTTAATCCTAAAACAATCGTCAAAACTTTTTTCATGGTGAAATGTTTATTCTTTTCAAATATTACCTAAGCTATTCTAAGCTGGGGTAGCTGCTTTTTCTGCATTAGACGAAGAGATTGCTAAAAAGTTACAAAAAACGAAAAATTTTGTGCAAGAATTATAAAAGATTTTAGAATTTTGCGGTATGACAAATCTAGACTATAAAGAGGCAGTAGAATGGCTTTTTGTGCAGGCTCCCAATTATCAGATTGAAGGTGAAAAAGCGTATAAGCCAGGATTAGATAATATAAAAAAACTCTGTAGTTTTTTTGGAAATCCACAAGAAAAAATCCGCTGTATTCATATTGGAGGAACCAACGGTAAAGGTTCTACAAGCAATATGCTGGCTTCTGTTCTTCAGGAATCGGGTTACAACGTTGGGTTGTACAATTCTCCTCACCTTATAGATTTTACAGAAAGGATTAAAGTAAATGGAAAAAACTGCGATAAACAATTTGTCTATGATTTTATTTTAAAATTGAAAAAACTTCCGCAAGATATCCGACCATCTTTTTTTGAATTTACAACCATTATGGCATTCGAATATTTTTCTCGGAAGAAGGTAGATTTTGCTATTATTGAAGTTGGTTTGGGTGGAAGACTGGATTCTACCAATATCATTACGCCGCTGGTTTGTGCAATTACAAATGTTCAGTTGGATCATCAGAATATTCTGGGAGATACCATTGAAGAAAT encodes the following:
- a CDS encoding pentapeptide repeat-containing protein, encoding MKDNYISDDTFDTVNFTQIALAGGEYENCIFKNCNFENVNLSGFKFTDCEFIECNLSMTQLLGTAFREVAFKDCKMYGMSFCDCNEFGMSFTFDNCSLNNSIFYQSTIRKTVFKNSKLIEVDFSESDLTACIFSGCDLSGAVFERTNLEKADFRNSYNYTIEPSLNRFKKTKFSLSEIQGLLRQLDIEIDENS
- the mreC gene encoding rod shape-determining protein MreC encodes the protein MGFLLRLFSKNALFVFFVFLQIIAIVLIFSKNAMQKSWLAGQTAAFNSWVSGGIDEGVSYLKLKQVNEDLVAQNKSLMVQLYGKQGAANPQFRKVHDTVGGGQIYTFTDGEIVFNSINRRDNYFTINRGRRDGVFPQMGVMAPKGIAGIVINSTDSYALVQSILSVNKIRINAALKNSGYFGTLTWRGDNSRLMHLSDVPKYVSLKIGDTIETDGKSAIFPKGIMIGTIAGYTVDNKTGFWDISVELSEKMGALNKIYVVKNLRKAEVQKIQDTMQAVIKKEHD
- a CDS encoding FKBP-type peptidyl-prolyl cis-trans isomerase, with translation MKKALITLTFLAGANIVFAQKTYTDEQKASYYIGLDIASNMKKQGFPADADLLAQGIKDALTEKATLFPKEEMATFLQGFMQKQNEKKQAEMKIKAEENKKIGADFSAKNKLKKNIKTTASGLQYEVLKEGDGKTKPTATNTANVLYTGKLLDGTVFDSTDKNGGKPIELNLSGVIPGWTEGIQLMSKGAKYRFYIPSNLAYGDSGAGNVIPPGATLIFDIDLVDFK
- a CDS encoding TolC family protein translates to MKKVLTIVLGLTFVGFNAQEKWSLKECVDYAVKHNLQVIQNEYSKQMQDSNLRIAQKNYLPSVNANMGNNVSFGQASLGTGSIRNDRFSNNANIGADILIYNNGRLEKNIRKTQFDVEASQYDIETVKNDISLQIARQYLTTLLNKEIVKIAQSATENAKKQFDRAKITTEVGTTAKTIEAEAEAAWAREKQNLKTAEINVNRSLFALAQLLQLKEYKDFDVEDVEISETLSPQLISVGDVLETAYETQPQVKAAQSRIKSAEAQTEVSKTAFWPTLTANVGIGTFYNNLLNTNNVGNEFFYVKEASFFQQYKDNFGQQGGISLNIPIFNKGITKLQVEQSRINEFIAKNSLEQQKQAVRQNVQQAQFDVDANYEIYLAAVEAEKSTKLAMDFADKSFAAGRTTIYDLNIARNNYANAQGSVEQAKYNYVFSLKLLNFYAGIPLSL
- a CDS encoding SprT-like domain-containing protein is translated as MSIQSLQNYLPENTFPYLKNWFSNHYIHIKITKNRESKLGDYRKLRDNSHEISLNSTLPPQLFFFVLTHELAHLLAFEKYGRKIAPHGAEWKHTFRNMLLESIEVYEDNLKPIIINFSRSPKANFMASPDLVKYFEIRNQDDGSEYIHALKNGDQFIYRNEKYVLQSLIKKNYLCMHLASGRKYSFKPLARVIKCS
- a CDS encoding mannose-1-phosphate guanylyltransferase, with the protein product MSKSDQYCVIMAGGIGSRFWPLSTQKFPKQFQDILGTGRTMIQQTYDRISKIIPNENIFVITNKEYIALSHQQLPEVPLQNIVGEPLMKNTSACNLYMANKIAEVNPDATMIVLPADHLILKEDIFLEKVKIALEIASDNDYLLTLGITPTRPDTGYGYIQFVEKKNSEYYKVKTFTEKPMLELAKTFLESGDFLWNAGIFVWNVKSIRKAFEIFLPEMTQQFIACEYNAESEESCIELIYPKIQKVSIDNGILEKAKNVYVIPADLGWSDLGTWNSIFEHSEKDEHNNSVNIKTALTYDSTGNIIHAKSNKAVVIDGLQDFIIVDTDKVLLICPREHDQQIKDYVLDLKGLKKGEKYV
- the rodA gene encoding rod shape-determining protein RodA, which produces MKWTEGIDKIGLGLYFLLCIFAIANIYSVDEGLGKKQLLFFGISIFVGIIIFFSRSKFFENMSGIIYIGGVLMLAGLHVFGTEILGQKNWYKFGSFTMQPVEFSKIGVALMLANYVSSADFNLHNRKSLLTVLAIIGIPAITVLSIPDVGSLLVFTAFFIALYREGLSGKLFVVGGLFAAVFLIANYLNDPLQWSLWYFTVFILVIGGIWFAFNAAFLRKNIYNLLPGVAIIVLLAGLSVISPIIFEKLPKHQQERVEVLYKGEREFRDTSGYNLLYSKTAIGSGGLTGKGYREGSVTQGKFVPEQETDYIFCTVGEEWGFVGSAILVLFYLIYIGRIYYLSEQQKSVFNRVFGYCFASILFMHFSINLGMVMGLFPTVGIPLPYFSYGGSSLLAFSIMTFIFFKLNYADKNSLV
- a CDS encoding rod shape-determining protein MreD, which codes for MISRTLFTDILIMMFLVALQFFVLNRIVIFGKYTPVLYPVFVMFYPFFRNKFQFLALSFLIGLIMDTFLNTGGINAFATTFIAYFRTLIFRTSTDTSTDFFSFQSLQWSQFLLFLLSSIFLHQLFVQYIEFFKFSRIFEILLNVLVTTGISFIFIIIYALIFKIKQKV
- a CDS encoding peptidoglycan D,D-transpeptidase FtsI family protein, which codes for MNPRHLKILSVLIIIAVIFIARLSYLQLFTDRYALNAANTSIKTEYIIPQRGVIFDRNGKILVGNQPAYEISFTQALMKPDFDTVAFCNLMKIPEQDFINRINKIKTEKYYSKLTPMTFLKDLSREDIARVQEIIFKFPAFNIVQRPQRQYEVSTSGNLLGYTSEVNERDIKKDSAYYLPGDLIGKTGVEKAYEKELRGIKGIKYIQKDIKLRNVGPYKNGTLDRDVVTGKDITLTIDYDLQRMAEEMLVNKHGAIVAIDPNNGEVLVSATGPDIDPNLFTGPYKSKNLYALSKDTIYENKPTFDRSLQAAYPPGSTFKLLTALAAMQMGVMDEKTIFPCGGGFFYKGKRIKGHGGADPLIPSIQVSSNCFFTYAFIKIIKKYPGNPSKGVDEWKKIMSSFGVGEFLNNDFAVGAKGRIPSGDFYERRFKAIMKASGSKRQDFKDWDEMSTGAIYNGMGQGDVLVTPIQLANYVAAIANKGWYYTPHIVKSIDGKPNPDPRFKKKHQTLVDKKYFDPVLKGMEAVVLAGTARGLKSNDFTQLAKTGTAQVPQGKDNSIFVLIAPADKPKIVVVAVMEHAGFGATWAGPASTVIAEKYIMGDLKRENLYKKMVTASFMPEYKRQWIADLKRKGLYKEPKPDSVKLKRIKDSLIIVQKKKEELLKKTKEQQQNTKRQ